Proteins encoded by one window of Anopheles maculipalpis chromosome 2RL, idAnoMacuDA_375_x, whole genome shotgun sequence:
- the LOC126567914 gene encoding transferrin-like, with the protein MVQVCSFTVLLLLVAYGSFASGQQQERVCATARYTAECEQLQRGNSEVVCVHVQDSVECAQRIRNGTADFGVFSAESVLLTASLGWEGLNVLKELRSAERTREAIDFQTAVVVRNTHRGGLEGLRGLRYCHPGFHYGRTHRWTERVLKHFERLVAPVQCEGFNTVTEIEAAAVSNFFGESCRPGVWSQIPKEDSDLKEKYSNLCALCPNASSCSYDGFDNGQESALQCLERNGDVVYASVLEIQNYFKERSAIANDFSYLCKDGTLQPVTGNACPWLIRPWGTIMASSAKAVQIAARLDVWLRNSLTSGAPWETAIIDILTRHSSDKISAAASIQAPSAYYLSFGADAALPVVSDLCQSTARWCTTSLEEQEKCDVLSKAGLTTGVYPSLQCNYPMTSRISCLREISAERADFAGIDSNYGYLARQSNLAAALYQETEKEKYSSVVVLVHEGKGHDRFEKLRNAKACFPEFGGIASIAFVNVGRSRGIFDRNECDYGHLMSEFFSESCAPGSRDDMHDPTGENSETLCALCRYGEKPTPRDLGADDDGLSTDEPIDDAVEDAEGIDPALRINNDVTVTVDRNLLCAASDANRYYGTRGALRCLQEAGEVAIVEAQNLADHAKFLAMNESDYRVLCRNGSLAAYTGFNVDEECFLTTIVDGEIVVRRQWEKSDNIVHVLTSLDVYLQNDPDFRMYNIFGGQRNLLFEDSALGLVSPQHNELGTSVKNYIRLFENIEDCQNAAPSTTIAPGGTGGRAAMLTVNFLLTIILAGIIAWRL; encoded by the exons ATGGTTCAGGTGTGCAGCTTTACAGTATTATTGCTTCTGGTAGCTTACGGGAGCTTTGCCAGCGGCCAACAGCAAG AGCGTGTCTGTGCCACTGCACGCTACACGGCCGAATGTGAGCAGCTCCAGCGTGGAAACTCCGAGGTAGTATGCGTACACGTCCAGGACAGTGTCGAGTGTGCCCAGCGCATTCGCAACGGTACAGCCGACTTTGGCGTATTCAGTGCGGAAAGTGTACTGCTTACGGCTAGTCTCGGATGGGAAGGACTCAACGTACTTAAGGAGCTTCGCAGTGCGGAACGTACGCGTGAAGCGATCGACTTCCAGACGGCCGTTGTGGTGCGCAACACCCACCGTGGTGGGCTTGAAGGATTGCGAGGTTTGCGCTACTGTCATCCGGGATTCCATTACGGTCGTACGCATCGCTGGACGGAGCGGGTGCTGAAGCACTTTGAACGGCTCGTTGCTCCAGTGCAGTGCGAAGGTTTTAACACCGTGACAGAGATTGAAGCGGCTGCTGTGTCCAACTTTTTCGGGGAGTCCTGCCGTCCGGGTGTATGGTCGCAGATACCTAAGGAGGATTCCGATTTAA aagaaaaatactCGAATCTCTGCGCGCTATGCCCGAATGCGTCGTCCTGCTCGTACGACGGTTTCGACAATGGGCAAGAGTCGGCACTTCAGTGCCTGGAACGCAACGGTGACGTAGTTTACGCATCTGTACTCGAAATCCAGAACTACTTCAAGGAACGCAGTGCGATCGCGAACGATTTCTCGTACCTCTGCAAGGACGGTACACTGCAACCCGTCACCGGCAATGCCTGTCCGTGGCTTATTCGACCCTGGGGAACCATAATGGCATCGTCGGCGAAAGCGGTACAAATTGCGGCCCGCCTAGATGTGTGGCTACGCAATTCGCTCACCTCCGGCGCTCCGTGGGAAACGGCCATCATCGATATCCTCACGCGACACAGCTCGGACAAGATTTCTGCCGCTGCCTCAATTCAAGCACCGAGCGCGTACTACCTTTCGTTCGGGGCCGATGCCGCGTTGCCCGTTGTATCCGATCTCTGCCAATCGACAGCACGCTGGTGTACGACGTCACTGGAAGAGCAGGAAAAGTGTGACGTACTCTCGAAGGCCGGTCTAACAACCGGCGTATATCCGTCGCTCCAGTGCAACTATCCGATGACAAGCCGCATCAGCTGTTTGAGAGAAATTTCTGCTGAACGTGCGGATTTTGCCGGTATCGACTCTAACTACGGGTATCTGGCGCGTCAGTCAAACTTGGCCGCCGCTCTTTATCAGGAGACGGAAAAGGAGAAATACTCGTccgtggtggtgttggtgcacGAGGGCAAGGGACACGATCGGTTCGAGAAGCTGCGCAATGCGAAAGCTTGCTTCCCGGAGTTTGGAGGAATTG CTTCTATCGCCTTTGTAAACGTTGGACGATCGCGTGGAATATTCGATCGTAACGAATGCGACTACGGCCATCTGATGAGCGAGTTCTTCTCCGAGTCCTGTGCTCCAGGATCACGGGACGATATGCACGACCCAACTGGGGAAAATTCCGAAACCCTTTGCGCTTTATGCCGTTACGGCGAGAAGCCTACACCCCGCGATCTcggtgctgatgatgacggtCTAAGCACAGACGAACCAATCGACGACGCGGTGGAAGATGCAGAAGGAATTGATCCCGCATTGCGAATTAATAACGATGTCACTGTGACGGTCGACCGCAACTTGCTGTGCGCTGCATCCGACGCGAACCGTTACTACGGAACACGTGGTGCGCTCCGCTGCCTGCAGGAGGCAGGAGAGGTGGCAATAGTTGAGGCACAAAATTTGGCCGATCATGCCAAATTCCTGGCAATGAATGAGAGCGATTATCGTGTACTCTGCCGCAACGGTTCGCTGGCCGCATACACCGGTTTCAACGTAGACGAGGAATGCTTCCTGACCACTATCGTGGACGGTGAGATCGTTGTGCGCCGCCAGTGGGAAAAATCGGACAACATTGTGCACGTACTGACGTCGCTCGATGTGTACCTGCAGAACGATCCCGACTTCCGGATGTACAACATATTCGGCGGCCAGCGCAATCTACTGTTCGAGGACTCGGCGCTCGGGTTGGTGTCACCGCAGCATAACGAGCTGGGCACATCGGTGAAAAATTACattcgtttgtttgaaaacattGAGGACTGCCAGAATGCGGCACCATCGACTACGATTGCGCCGGGTGGTACCGGCGGCCGGGCAGCAATGCTCACGGTTAATTTCTTGCTTACCATCATTCTGGCCGGTATTATCGCTTGGAGATTGTAA